One window of the Colletotrichum lupini chromosome 9, complete sequence genome contains the following:
- a CDS encoding glucosidase II beta subunit-like protein has translation MRQSYGMVLLGTFVSAAAPIAAASLPRGVGPEFAKFFELKPSFKCIGHPEIKLRFSQVNDNSCDCPDGSDEPGTAACAHLDPLSPQQPFAGSLTGTTNTSNALPGFWCANEGHIGAYVPFMFVNDGHCDYDVCCDGSEEYSKVGGLKCANKCAEIGKEYRRVETARKDAIDKAAKRRKTMAKESRELRRRVEAKVTSLKDEVAGLETRKEELEQKLHDIERSEKGKIVKGEGSGGKLGTLLNLAKTRVTELRETLEDVVAHRDELQSKVKELEGILSRFKEEHNPNFNDEGVKRAVKGWEDYAANLANDPLPDGLEADIKEVLVEDNESSGINWKEFEEDDVSDTDILYNFEAYLPEGIREFIHGKLLSFRVWMIENGLIADNNNGGAESRLVKAAREAFNSANNDLSDKKHQLETEQKDLEKDYGTDDIFRILRDKCVSTEIGEYEYELCWMDKTNQKSKKGGGHTNMGNFVRIDKEMADDEERVDGKSLGKGLRMVMRYENGQGCWNGPQRRTDVWLACSETEELWKVTESEKCVYKMEVGTPAACDELLEPPTPKGKDEL, from the exons ATGCGTCAAAGCTACGGCATGGTGCTTTTGGGCACCTTTGTGTCTGCTGCTGCGCCCATCGCTGCAGCTAGCTTGCCTAGAGGTGTCGGTCCTGAAT TCGCCAAGTTCTTCGAGCTCAAGCCCTCCTTCAAGTGCATAGGCCACCCCGAAATCAAACTTCGCTTCAGCCAGGTCAATGACAATAGTTGCGACTGTCCTGATGGCTCCGATGAGCCTGGCACTGCTGCCTGCGCTCACCTCGACCCCCTCTCCCCTCAGCAGCCATTTGCCGGCTCCTTGACGGGCACGACCAATACCTCCAATGCCCTCCCGGGCTTCTGGTGTGCCAATGAAGGTCACATCGGCGCCTATGTGCCTTTCATGTTCGTCAACGATGGCCACTGCGACTACGACGTCTGCTGCGACGGAAGCGAGGAGTACAGCAAGGTTGGAGGCCTCAAGTGCGCCAACAAGTGTGCGGAGATCGGAAAGGAGTATCGTCGCGTTGAAACTGCGCGTAAAGACGCCATCGATAAGGCTGCTAAGAGACGCAAGACGATGGCCAAGGAGTCTAGAGAGCTTCGCCGTCGTGTCGAGGCCAAGGTGACTAGCCTGAAGGACGAGGTCGCGGGTCTCGAGACCCGCAAGGAGGAGCTCGAGCAGAAGCTGCACGACATTGAGCGTTCTGAGAAGGGCAAGATTGTCAAGGGCGAGGGATCCGGTGGAAAGCTCGGCACTCTGCTCAACCTGGCCAAGACTCGCGTCACCGAACTCCGCGAGACCCTTGAGGATGTCGTTGCCCACCGCGACGAGCTCCAGAGCAAGGTGAAGGAGCTTGAGGGTATTCTCAGCCGCTTCAAGGAGGAGCACAATCCAAACTTCAACGATGAGGGTGTCAAGCGCGCCGTCAAGGGCTGGGAGGACTACGCTGCCAACCTTGCCAACGACCCTCTGCCCGATGGCCTCGAGGCCGACATCAAGGAGGTTCTTGTCGAGGACAACGAGTCTTCAGGCATCAACTGGAAGGAGTTCGAGGAGGATGACGTTTCTGACACTGACATTC TTTACAACTTCGAGGCCTACCTCCCCGAGGGCATCCGCGAGTTCATCCACGGCAAGCTCTTGTCTTTCAGAGTCTGGATGATTGAGAATGGCCTGATTGCTGATAACAACAACGGCGGTGCCGAGTCTCGCCTGGTTAAGGCTGCCCGCGAGGCATTCAACTCGGCCAACAACGATCTCTCTGACAAGAAGCACCAGCTGGAGACCGAGCAGAAGGATCTGGAGAAGGACTACGGCACTGATGACATTTTCCGCATCTTAAGGGACAAGTGCGTCAGCACCGAGATTGGCGAGTACGAGTACGAGCTCTGCTGGATGGACAAGACCAACCAGAAGTCGAAGAAGGGCGGCGGTCACACCAACATGGGCAACTTTGTCCGCATCGACAAGGAGATGGCTGATGACGAGGAGCGCGTCGATGGCAAGAGCCTCGGCAAGGGCCTTCGCATGGTCATGCGGTACGAGAACGGCCAAGGTTGCTGGAATGGCCCTCAGAGACGTACAGATGTCTGGCTGGCCTGCAGTGAGACGGAGGAGCTTTGGAAGGTCACGGAGTCGGAGAAGTGCGTCTACAAGATGGAGGTGGGCACTCCTGCCGCCTGTGACGAGCTCCTTGAGCCTCCTACGCCCAAGGGCAAGGATGAGCTGTAG
- a CDS encoding oxidoreductase has product MSSLKVLISGGGIGGPALAFWLAKLGHDVTILERSPSLRVQGQQIDLRGQGVTVVRRMGLEGLIRDKVVNEAGVRFVNGKGKTQATFEANKSGVGKQGFTSEFEIMRGDLVRLLFDKTTALGVKYIFGVKIETFEQDAGSVTVHLSDGTTDTFDLLVGADGQGSKTRRLMLSPGEKDPFYPLGVHMAFYTVSKWKTDDNYATVCVCPKKRVLFSRNDNPETTQAYLAVCPPDKQTEKLLIETERSRDLVRQKQVWSELFKDAGWQADRFCDALNEDGVSNDFYCVEIGQIRMGKCYKNRVALLGDAGYAPSVLTGRGTTCAFIGAYVLAGEISKHCSGSSGKATDGIPAALESYNNEILELMKEVQDIGFKPSWIYPNSSWVISILYTILWLVSTLRIDKILQRLQSDDVPGWQLPDYSGLAYAEEKEAKKLAH; this is encoded by the coding sequence ATGTCTTCCCTCAAAGTTCTCATCTCAGGTGGAGGCATTGGCGGCCCGGCCCTTGCGTTCTGGTTGGCGAAGCTCGGCCACGATGTAACCATCCTTGAGCGATCCCCTTCCCTTCGCGTTCAGGGTCAACAAATCGACCTTCGAGGCCAAGGAGTTACTGTTGTGCGCCGCATGGGACTCGAAGGACTCATCCGCGACAAGGTGGTCAACGAAGCTGGCGTCCGATTTGTCAACGGCAAAGGGAAGACACAGGCGACCTTTGAAGCAAACAAATCTGGTGTTGGCAAGCAGGGCTTTACATCAGAATTCGAAATTATGCGCGGCGATTTGGTTCGGCTGCTTTTCGATAAGACGACTGCACTTGGAGTGAAGTACATTTTTGGTGTCAAGATCGAGACGTTCGAACAGGATGCAGGCTCGGTAACGGTCCACCTGTCAGACGGAACCACGGACACATTCGACCTGCTGGTCGGAGCTGATGGCCAGGGATCCAAGACGAGACGGCTCATGCTCAGCCCTGGCGAGAAGGATCCGTTCTATCCTCTTGGCGTGCATATGGCCTTTTACACCGTCTCGAAATGGAAGACGGACGACAACTACGCCACGGTGTGCGTGTGTCCCAAGAAGCGTGTGCTCTTTTCCAGAAACGACAATCCTGAGACGACCCAGGCATACCTCGCCGTGTGTCCACCAGACAAGCAGACGGAGAAGCTTCTCATCGAAACGGAAAGAAGCCGCGATCTTGTACGGCAGAAGCAGGTGTGGTCAGAGCTCTTCAAGGATGCTGGCTGGCAAGCCGACCGCTTTTGCGATGCGCTCAACGAAGACGGTGTTTCTAACGACTTTTACTGTGTCGAGATTGGACAGATACGCATGGGCAAGTGCTACAAGAACCGCGTGGCCCTTCTTGGAGATGCGGGATATGCACCCAGCGTCTTGACGGGCCGGGGCACGACATGTGCGTTCATCGGTGCCTACGTGCTCGCTGGCGAGATCTCCAAACACTGCTCGGGGTCTTCAGGGAAGGCGACGGACGGTATTCCTGCCGCCCTCGAGTCATACAACAATGAGATTTTGGAGCTCATGAAGGAAGTTCAAGACATTGGTTTTAAGCCGTCCTGGATCTACCCCAACTCGTCGTGGGTTATTTCAATTCTGTACACGATCTTGTGGTTGGTGTCGACTTTAAGGATCGACAAGATTCTCCAGCGACTCCAATCAGATGATGTGCCGGGCTGGCAACTTCCTGATTATTCTGGGCTTGCGTACGCCGAAGAGAAGGAAGCCAAGAAGCTCGCTCATTGA
- a CDS encoding rhamnogalacturonase has protein sequence MALNTLLQVFFFTILSFASSALAAFGVTTSGSNFVVDAGSSNTLVFQVSKSSCDINSIKYRGNELQYASKGSHISSGLGTATVEATTITASTGKVIKVTCTTSTLTHYLIVKEGEANIYMATYITAEPDIGELRWISRLNKDILPSEYPFGVVSTIAGSSSTVEGSDVFVVSGQTRSKFYSSERFIDDKVRCVYGTSPEEIHVCVSVEPKTGFELSSGGPFFRDINTNNAGDSTNLYNYMNSNHAQTEAYRMGLHGPYVQSFSRSGIPKNTDFNYDFFSELSLKGYVAASGRGTVSGTASGITGSFQRVVHWYNANAQYWTYASSTGAFTSPLMKPGTYTMVLYQTEFKVATSSVTVSAGKTTTANIASTLAARTTLWKIGEYDGQPTGFRNADKQLRMHPSDSRMSSWGPLTYTVGTSAVSDFPMAIFTAVNNPVTIKFNLASAPGAATLRIATTLAFASGRPQAKVNSWTGPAPAAPTKIDSRGVTRGAYRGLGEVYDVSIPAGTLVSGANTITINVISGSSGDTYLSPSVIFDTVELFQ, from the exons ATGGCGTTGAACACTCTTCTTCAggtcttcttcttcaccaTCCTTTCCTTCGCCTCATCTGCTTTGGCCGCCTTCGGCGTTACCACCTCGGGTAGCAACTTCGTTGTCGATGCCGGCTCATCCAACACTCTCGTCTTCCAAGTTTCCAAGTCCAGCTGTGACATCAACTCCATCAAGTACCGTGGCAACGAGCTCCAGTATGCCAGCAAGGGCAGCCACATCAGCTCTGGTCTCGGAACCGCCACCGTCGAGGCCACCACTATCACGGCCAGCACCGGTAAGGTCATCAAGGTGACCTGCACCACCTCGACTCTTACACACTACCTCATTGTCAAGGAGGGTGAGGCCAACATTTACATGGCGACCTACATCACCGCAGAGCCAGACATTGGTGAGCTCCGCTGGATCTCGCGTCTGAACAAGGACATCCTCCCCAGCGAATACCCCTTCGGCGTTGTTTCCACCATCGCCGGCTCTAGCTCCACCGTCGAGGGCTCCGATGTCTTCGTCGTCAGCGGCCAGACCCGATCCAAATTCTACTCCAGCGAGCGCTTCATCGATGACAAGGTCCGCTGTGTCTACGGTACCAGCCCCGAGGAGATCCACGTCTGCGTCTCCGTCGAGCCCAAGACTGGTTTCGAGCTCTCCTCCGGCGGCCCCTTCTTCCGCGACATCAACACCAACAACGCTGGTGACTCTACCAACCTGTACAACTACATGAACAGCAACCACGCCCAGACCGAGGCCTACCGTATGGGTCTGCACGGCCCTTACGTCCAGTCCTTCTCCCGCTCCGGCATCCCCAAGAACACCGACTTCAACTACGACTTCTTCAGCGAGCTCAGCCTCAAGGGTTACGTCGCTGCCTCCGGCCGCGGCACCGTCTCCGGCACCGCCTCCGGCATCACCGGCAGCTTCCAGCGTGTTGTCCACTGGTACAACGCCAACGCCCAGTACTGGACCTACGCCTCGTCCACCGGCGCCTTTACCTCCCCTCTGATGAAGCCCGGCACCTACACCATGGTCCTCTACCAGACCGAGTTCAAGGTGGCCACCAGCTCCGTCACCGTCTCCGCTGGAAAGACTACCACTGCCAACATCGCCAGCACCCTCGCTGCCCGCACCACCCTTTGGAAGATTGGCGAGTACGACGGCCAGCCTACCGGCTTCCGCAACGCCGACAAGCAGCTCCGCATGCATCCCTCTGACAGCCGCATGAGCAGCTGGGGTCCTCTCACCTACACCGTCGGCACATCTGCCGTCAGCGACTTCCCCATGGCAATCTTCACCGCCGTCAACAACCCCGTCACCATCAAGTTCAACCTCGCTTCCGCCCCTGGCGCTGCCACCCTCCGCATCGCCACCACCCTTGCCTTTGCCAGTGGCCGCCCCCAGGCCAAGGTGAACAGCTGGACCGGCCCGGCCCCTGCTGCGCCCACCAAAATTGACTCTCGTGGCGTTACTCGTGGTGCGTACCGCGGCCTCGGCGAGGTCTACGACGTCAGCATCCCTGCCGGCACCCTCGTTTCAGGAGCCAACACCATCACCATCAATGTCATCTCCGGCAGCAGTGGTGACACTTACCTGAGCCCCAGCGTC ATCTTCGACACCGTTGAGCTCTTCCAGTAA
- a CDS encoding carbohydrate-binding cytochrome b562, producing the protein MKPLFRSLPPSSGYFTPPSYEDAEYTVLPGTVVNDTHYSATALCRGCTYWAPYGNDPTSLDPNGENYLAFAYSGVPVDDPTANDTTFGIHERAGHWMHNFRPAQAVNFESWAAGNSEGEGPTRAVTKTTLLTTLSTSTLHSTTTPKTNVTRTGASLSSATATVSSPRSTSTSSSIVYSAPVPPVPNSCSGVSAFRFGYQTASGWKAVKLAGSLTGPRGLVVDSEGNLLVVQSGKGVTAHTFGADGCISSTKTLISNPSLNHGIGLTPDGKTLYVTSMTTAWSYVYDAKAQSVSAQTVVVKGMQQGGHPTRNLVIPPATPHLLVIQQGSYSNFDYESLNKAVARAVVKVFDMRSVPSGGYTYASQGWFLGWGLRNEVALAADGNNAIWGVENSGDDFARTVNGQSYDIHNDNPAEELNFLGDPSQPNEQWYGYPTCFTVWEPSVIKDKTFKVGQQFVVAPNSTFNDDTCTQRSVAPRLSIQAHSAPIGAVFDSAFQNLYVTLHGSWNRSPATGFKVSVVPFTQLTYGVYAPVAAPDSKTGYTDVFWSTNVGSCTGSTCFRPSGIVFDKEFSRLFVASDNTAEGELFMLVKS; encoded by the exons ATGAAGCCATTGTTCAGATCACTGCCCCCATCGAG TGGCTACTTCACTCCTCCATCTTACGAAGATGCCGAGTACACCGTTCTCCCCGGCACTGTCGTCAATGATACGCATTACTCCGCCACGGCTCTATGCCGAGGTTGTACATACTGGGCACCATATGGAAACGATCCAACATCTTTGGACCCCAACGGAGAAAACTACTTGGCGTTTGCTTACTCTGGCGTGCCAGTTGATGACCCGACTGCCAATGACACAACTTTCGGCATCCACGAGCGCGCAGGACACTGGATGCACAACTTCCGACCGGCCCAGGCAGTCAATTTTGAATCTTGGGCAGCGGGCAATTCTGAAGGCGAAGGTCCGACCAGGGCTGTTACCAAAACGACGCTGCTGACCACCTTGTCGACATCCACTTTGCATAGTACCACGACTCCCAAGACCAATGTCACCAGAACAGGCGCTTCACTCAGCAGCGCAACGGCCACTGTCTCATCTCCGCGTTCCACTTCTACATCGTCCTCCATCGTATACAGCGCCCCTGTGCCTCCAGTCCCCAACTCGTGCTCTGGCGTCAGCGCCTTCCGGTTCGGATACCAAACTGCGAGTGGCTGGAAAGCCGTTAAGCTTGCTGGATCTCTGACAGGCCCCCGCGGATTGGTTGTCGACTCCGAGGGCAATTTACTCGTCGTACAATCGGGCAAAGGTGTCACGGCTCACACCTTTGGGGCCGACGGCTGCATCTCTTCCACAAAGACCCTGATCAGCAACCCCTCGCTAAACCATGGCATCGGCTTGACGCCTGATGGTAAGACGTTGTACGTCACCTCCATGACAACCGCATGGTCTTATGTCTACGACGCAAAAGCTCAAAGCGTGAGTGCCCAGACTGTTGTTGTCAAGGGAATGCAGCAGGGAGGTCACCCAACGCGCAACCTCGTCATTCCGCCGGCAACGCCGCATCTCCTCGTCATACAGCAAGGCTCTTACAGCAACTTTGACTATGAATCTCTCAACAAGGCAGTGGCACGTGCTGTGGTCAAAGTATTTGACATGCGCAGTGTGCCATCCGGAGGTTATACATACGCCTCCCAGGGGTGGTTTCTCGGATGGGGCCTGCGCAACGAAGTAGCCCTCGCAGCGGACGGAAATAATGC GATTTGGGGAGTGGAAAACAGCGGTGACGACTTCGCCCGCACAGTCAACGGCCAGAGCTACGACATCCACAACGACAACCCAGCAGAAGAGCTGAACTTCC TTGGTGATCCTTCTCAACCGAACGAACAGTGGTACGGGTACCCAACCTGCTTCACTGTCTGGGAGCCGTCCGTCATCAAGGACAAGACCTTCAAGGTCGGGCAGCAGTTCGTCGTCGCTCCCAACAGTACCTTCAACGACGATACTTGCACTCAACGCTCTGTGGCACCCAGACTTTCGATCCAAGCACATAGTGCACCCATAGGCGCCGTTTTCGACAGCGCGTTCCAAAATCTGTACGTCACGCTGCATGGCTCGTGGAACAGGTCACCTGCTACGGGATTCAAGGTGTCTGTGGTGCCGTTCACTCAGCTCACCTATGGTGTATATGCTCCGGTTGCCGCTCCAGACTCTAAGACTGGTTATACTGATGTCTTCTGGAGCACAAACGTCGGAAGCTGCACGGGGTCGACCTGTTTTAGACCTTCCGGCATTGTCTTTGACAAGGAATTCTCGAGGTTGTTTGTGGCCAGTGACAACACCGCGGAGGGTGAACTCTTCATGCTCGTCAAGTCTTGA
- a CDS encoding L-galactose dehydrogenase, protein MAAPRTTTTRPLSAVLPPLILGTATFNYQYVSDPSRMPSVDIVSRSLSLGVNAFDTSPYYGPSETILGAALRTLSPPRDSYFLVTKAGRIAPTEFDYSPAWIRASVLRSLERLNTTYLDLVYTHDAEFVTPDQVVAAVRELRRLRDEGLVRYVGICGYPVPVLCELAERILRETGEPVDAVQSFSHFCIQNDTLGSDAILTRLKDAGVGVVTNASMLSMGLLTTRGVDDGPMASWHPAPSPLRKLCKSLVGIAEGADEKMEELALYWAMANWARVGSAFGSELLPPTYNGPAKVGVSVMGVTSVSELEETFLAWQGMMRELAAQSDQSNPAGAQASRLDKIQRLVTEQMWPALGEWRNYSWASPGEDFVNQPSVAAIDAALPAVAPAAAAEPHL, encoded by the coding sequence ATGGCGGCCCCGCGCACAACCACAACCCGGCCGCTGTCCGCCGTCCTGCCGCCTCTGATCCTCGGCACCGCGACCTTCAACTACCAATACGTCTCGGACCCTTCGCGCATGCCCTCCGTCGACATCGTCTCCCGCTCCCTATCACTTGGCGTAAACGCATTCGACACTTCCCCATACTACGGGCCCTCCGAGACCATCCTCGGCGCCGCCCTACGCACCCTCTCACCGCCCCGCGACTCCTACTTCCTCGTCACAAAGGCTGGCCGCATCGCCCCGACCGAATTTGACTACTCCCCGGCCTGGATACGCGCCTCCGTCCTCCGCAGCCTCGAGCGTCTCAATAccacctacctagacctGGTCTACACCCACGACGCAGAGTTCGTCACCCCCGACCAGGTCGTCGCCGCTGTCCGCGAGCTGCGCCGCCTCCGCGATGAGGGCCTAGTCCGTTATGTCGGTATCTGCGGCTATCCCGTTCCCGTCCTCTGCGAGCTTGCTGAAAGGATCCTCCGCGAAACGGGCGAACCCGTCGACGCTGTCCAATCTTTTTCGCACTTCTGCATCCAGAACGATACCCTCGGTAGCGACGCGATCCTCACACGGTTGAAAGATGCCGGCGTCGGTGTCGTGACCAACGCGAGCATGCTGAGCATGGGTCTGCTCACCACCCGCGGCGTTGATGATGGGCCCATGGCGAGCTGGCATCCGGCTCCGAGTCCCCTGCGCAAGCTATGCAAGAGCCTGGTTGGAATCGCCGAGGGCGCGGACGAAAAGATGGAAGAGCTCGCTCTGTACTGGGCCATGGCGAACTGGGCACGCGTAGGAAGTGCCTTTGGCAGCGAGCTGTTGCCGCCCACGTACAACGGCCCTGCCAAGGTTGGTGTCAGCGTCATGGGTGTCACGTCCGTGTCGGAACTGGAAGAGACGTTCCTTGCCTGGCAGGGCATGATGCGCGAGCTTGCGGCCCAGAGTGACCAGTCAAATCCCGCCGGTGCCCAAGCCAGTCGACTTGACAAGATACAGCGTTTGGTCACGGAACAAATGTGGCCGGCCTTGGGCGAATGGCGGAATTACAGCTGGGCCAGTCCTGGCGAAGATTTTGTCAACCAACCTTCCGTCGCCGCCATCGATGCTGCCCTTCCTGCTGTCgctcccgccgccgccgccgagccACACTTGTAA
- a CDS encoding SIP5, translating into MGNSSTKESRPIDPATDYRQSQAAYLNHSTSREAANDHASSRRQSRFSRADLNLLGLGAAGSSSAAGREDAPYERRETRQEREARRLERDRVAREKERERSLKEEHIDGGYLVTLGTYTGPEDFSKPVVRQLQIERRLAPFWRGLNDYSDNWTEYQLICAGRGLPIPAADEQPPPEFIPQSNTPASPTESSQNLANLTVPMGPRSLSVGSDRSSSMPGSGISSPNAAQQRSSSPFKPRAKALAAALSGGSRSNSSNDVMPREIKLPNDPLVNGQPLEVFLYKDATECPICFLTYPPYLNRTRCCDQPICSECFVQIKRADPHHPEHHGEPTEQSANPTNPEEAPEMLISEPAQCPYCQQTEFGVTYDAPPFRRGLSYAIGYPSQNTAMSSQSSLNSTLSPTSPTSGRRRAQSLSANAPNVVTTDRVRPDWSTKLAAQRAHQARRAAAATALHTAAFLMGNNEQQRGFAFTRPGRFSRRNTGSRTPSGPSNPQPEESPHRNPEGEAAPAGPEPGPRSSSGRGALENRRSRMEELEDMMFMEAVRLSLAAEEERKRKQEKAERKEAKKRDKEERKALKKQDRQSVYGPGQSSASGSSLSLGLGRRRGNSTTSNLRVEATLQGAQTTSAGPSAETSPVASSTPIGNTLSPTSAPSSAPSSKGKAVERPAVETQSSESSFQSTSTTPSLPIPTTSRGPSHLRQMSNASSISSSLADSAAGSYSNQAYLDPRASELSVSNRSEEGDRDNTEPMFNFRSLAEMVGVDIENGEANHDQDIASGEGRTATTSKKAEAEDEPEAEHMEDAHSEEPVQTNVGTLKPPPTIPEEPVDGAGKGDVSPLLGSGALTPEVTITPETPAPISDEAAESKRLGHESIVESSTGVTQ; encoded by the exons ATGGGCAACAGTAGCACCAAAGAATCTCGTCCGATTGACCCGGCGACCGACTACAGGCAAAGCCAGGCCGCCTACCTCAATCACTCCACCTCCAGAGAAGCCGCAAACGATCATGCCAGCTCACGGAGGCAAAGCCGCTTTAGTAGAGCCGACCTAAATCTCCTCGGCCTCGGAGCCGCCGGATCTTCAAGTGCTGCAGGCAGAGAAGATGCGCCGTACGAGCGGAGGGAGACGAGGCAGGAACGGGAAGCCCGGCGACTTGAGAGGGACCGCGTCGCGAGAGAAAAGGAACGCGAGCGGAGTCTGAAAGAGGAGCACATCGATGGCGGATACCTTGTGACTCTTGGTACATACACTGGTCCCGAAGACTTTAGCAAGCCCGTCGTGCGGCAATTACAG ATTGAAAGACGGCTTGCACCATTCTGGAGAGGTCTTAATGACTACTCCGACAACTGGACCGAATATCAGCTCATCTGCGCCGGTCGCGGCCTGCCTATCCCGGCCGCCGATGAACAACCTCCACCCGAGTTCATTCCCCAGTCCAATACGCCCGCCTCTCCCACCGAGTCATCCCAGAACCTTGCCAATCTCACTGTTCCAATGGGCCCGAGGTCTTTGTCAGTAGGATCGGATCGTAGTAGCTCAATGCCGGGCTCTGGGATATCGTCGCCCAACGCAGCCCAGCAGCGGAGTAGCTCACCGTTCAAGCCTCGGGCAAAAGCCCTTGCAGCAGCCTTGAGCGGGGGCTCACGCAGCAACTCGTCAAACGACGTTATGCCCCGTGAGATCAAGTTGCCCAACGACCCCTTGGTCAACGGACAGCCGTTAGAGGTTTTCCTGTACAAGGATGCTACCGAATGTCCCATTTGTTTCCTAACCTATCCTCCCTACCTGAATCGCACCCGTTGCTGCGATCAGCCCATCTGCAGCGAATGTTTCGTGCAGATCAAGCGCGCCGATCCGCACCATCCCGAGCATCACGGCGAACCGACCGAGCAGTCTGCGAATCCGACCAACCCGGAGGAAGCTCCAGAAATGCTAATATCCGAGCCCGCGCAGTGCCCCTACTGCCAGCAGACCGAATTCGGTGTAACCTATGACGCTCCCCCTTTCCGACGGGGTCTATCTTATGCCATTGGATACCCGTCACAAAATACCGCCATGTCATCTCAGAGCTCTTTGAACTCCACTTTGTCGCCTACCTCTCCAACATCTGGGAGGCGGCGAGCTCAAAGCTTGTCCGCCAACGCCCCAAATGTTGTCACTACTGATCGGGTTCGACCGGATTGGTCGACCAAACTCGCAGCACAACGAGCACACCAAGCACGCAGAGCTGCAGCGGCAACTGCTTTGCACACTGCGGCCTTCCTCATGGGAAACAACGAACAGCAGCGCGGCTTCGCCTTCACACGGCCCGGGCGTTTCAGTCGGAGAAACACCGGGAGTCGCACCCCCTCTGGACCATCCAACCCACAGCCGGAAGAAAGCCCCCATCGCAACCCCGAGGGTGAAGCTGCCCCAGCTGGACCAGAGCCTGGACCACGAAGCTCCTCTGGGCGCGGAGCTCTGGAAAATAGGAGAAGTCGGATGGAGGAGCTGGAAGATATGATGTTCATGGAAGCCGTCCGTCTTTCTCTCGCCGCCGAGGAAGAGCGAAAACGCAAACAAGAAAAGGCGGAGCGAAAGGAGGCCAAAAAGAGGGACAAGGAAGAGCGTAAAGCTCTCAAGAAGCAGGACCGGCAGAGCGTCTATGGGCCTGGTCAGAGCTCTGCTAGTGGTAGCAGCCTCTCCCTTGGCCTTGGACGACGCAGAGGGAATAGCACAACCAGCAACTTGCGTGTGGAGGCCACACTTCAGGGTGCGCAGACGACTTCCGCAGGACCCAGCGCGGAGACTTCTCCAGTGGCTTCCTCAACACCGATTGGCAATACCCTTTCTCCCACCTCGGCACCCAGCTCGGCACCAAGTTCGAAAGGCAAAGCTGTAGAACGTCCGGCAGTTGAGACGCAGTCATCCGAGAGCAGCTTCCAAAGCACATCTACCACGCCCTCATTACCGATCCCGACGACTAGCCGCGGGCCTTCTCACTTGAGGCAGATGAGCAATGCATCTTCCATCTCATCATCTCTGGCTGATAGCGCAGCTGGCAGCTATAGCAACCAGGCGTACCTGGATCCTCGAGCCAGCGAGCTGAGCGTCAGCAATAGAAGCGAAGAAGGTGACCGAGACAATACGGAGCCCATGTTCAACTTCCGGAGCCTGGCAGAGATGGTCGGCGTTGACATTGAAAATGGCGAGGCCAACCATGACCAGGATATCGCCTCAGGCGAGGGCCGGACTGCAACTACGAGCAAGAAGGCCGAAGCGGAAGACGAACCGGAAGCGGAACACATGGAGGACGCACACAGTGAGGAGCCCGTGCAGACAAACGTCGGCACATTGAAGCCACCTCCAACGATTCCCGAAGAGCCCGTCGACGGCGCCGGTAAAGGCGACGTCTCTCCTTTGCTTGGCAGTGGAGCATTGACACCGGAAGTGACAATAACACCCGAGACCCCGGCTCCTATCTCGGATGAGGCTGCTGAGTCGAAGAGATTGGGCCATGAAAGCATTGTGGAGAGTTCGACTGGAGTAACGCAGTAA